In Bythopirellula goksoeyrii, a single window of DNA contains:
- a CDS encoding S1/P1 nuclease has translation MLRHIVFFFTLFMQWNLLFGWSESGHHLIALLAYDQLDENEQKQLLDMLSMHPRFEEDFKPSPKIRNVDRFRVGTAGYWPDIARSQPKYNRPTWHYQLGSSLTLGDDVNVPESPGPLPPDATLNTKNLYIAQAAELCRRVMADRDAPPEDRAIALCWLAHLVGDAHQPCHAGSLYAEGLFPEGDRGANSIPSRQKNNMHALWDGFLGGNYDEGTMNRRVKWIDSKFGYEALGKEVLAREDTLEPLAWLKESREASRQYAYTTEVLGPIRAMMQSKLTPFLPIDFSEYYLKKAGNLSQQRAAEAGFRLSEIWGEGIMLD, from the coding sequence ATGTTGCGTCACATAGTATTTTTTTTCACATTGTTTATGCAATGGAATCTACTTTTCGGCTGGTCCGAATCAGGCCATCACCTGATTGCCTTGCTCGCATACGACCAGCTAGACGAAAACGAGCAAAAGCAATTACTTGATATGCTTTCAATGCATCCCCGATTTGAGGAGGATTTCAAACCGTCGCCAAAAATTCGCAACGTTGATCGGTTCCGCGTTGGTACTGCGGGCTATTGGCCCGATATTGCTAGAAGCCAACCTAAGTACAATCGCCCCACTTGGCATTATCAACTCGGCTCGTCGCTTACCCTTGGAGACGACGTCAACGTCCCAGAATCTCCGGGTCCTCTACCTCCTGATGCCACGCTCAATACAAAAAACCTTTACATTGCCCAGGCAGCCGAACTATGTCGCCGAGTTATGGCTGATCGCGATGCCCCGCCGGAAGACCGTGCTATTGCTCTCTGTTGGCTTGCTCACCTTGTTGGCGATGCCCACCAACCTTGCCATGCGGGAAGCCTCTATGCTGAAGGACTGTTCCCTGAAGGAGACCGCGGGGCAAACTCAATACCCTCAAGACAGAAAAACAACATGCACGCCCTTTGGGATGGGTTTCTCGGAGGCAACTACGACGAAGGAACAATGAACCGCCGTGTAAAGTGGATCGATAGCAAGTTCGGCTATGAAGCCCTCGGGAAAGAAGTACTTGCGAGAGAGGATACGCTGGAGCCTCTAGCTTGGTTGAAAGAGAGTCGGGAAGCTTCCCGGCAGTACGCCTATACGACGGAAGTGCTAGGCCCGATCAGGGCAATGATGCAATCCAAACTGACGCCGTTTTTACCGATAGATTTCTCGGAATATTATTTGAAAAAGGCTGGCAATTTATCTCAGCAACGGGCCGCTGAAGCGGGTTTTCGACTCTCTGAGATTTGGGGCGAAGGAATTATGCTAGACTAA